A stretch of the Sulfurospirillum sp. UCH001 genome encodes the following:
- the recJ gene encoding single-stranded-DNA-specific exonuclease RecJ, with amino-acid sequence MVKLLTKEDIKRILQSRFENDECTRLNEIPKPSSLKDIGRASKRIADAMRNHERIAIVGDYDVDGVISSVILSQFFDDLGVDYSLIIPNRFTDGYGLNPDIVAKLDVHVIITVDNGISAIEAAQICKEQGIDLIITDHHSVPAVLPEAYAIVNPKQEDCAFPHCEICGAQVAWYLVAALKEELGVEYDLSSFLDLLCIAIMADMMELVGMNRVMVKKGIGELNRSKRAAFEAIRQYFGKATLEGDDISFLIAPLINSSGRMEDAIFSYEFLKSKDVNDALVKLDYIVSLNEARKEEERLLFEATLPYVKEAENIIVAWGEEWHEGIVGIVASRLSKRFKKPAIVFSIRDEKAKGSARGIGDVDILELIRSQEAILLGYGGHKGAAGVSIEIKHLEQFRINLEKASSQFTQEVLEADNDLLGEITADQIDFELLEILENQEPYGQKNPKPSFLLRNIAVKVDRLIGKDGQHLKLILQEGSVALEALFFNYDVKAKQGDRIDILFTVSRNDYRGLVTPQLLIKQILKKH; translated from the coding sequence ATGGTTAAGTTACTGACAAAAGAGGATATAAAACGGATTCTTCAAAGCAGGTTTGAAAACGATGAGTGTACCCGTTTAAACGAGATTCCTAAGCCTTCCTCTTTAAAAGATATTGGGCGTGCATCTAAACGTATTGCTGACGCAATGCGTAACCATGAGCGTATTGCTATTGTTGGTGACTATGATGTGGATGGTGTTATATCTTCGGTTATTTTAAGTCAGTTTTTTGATGATCTTGGAGTGGATTACTCCTTGATTATCCCCAATCGCTTTACTGATGGGTATGGCTTAAATCCAGATATTGTTGCAAAGCTTGATGTGCATGTGATTATTACCGTGGACAATGGTATCTCTGCCATTGAAGCGGCACAAATTTGTAAAGAACAAGGGATTGATCTGATCATTACTGATCACCACAGTGTTCCTGCTGTTCTTCCTGAAGCCTATGCAATTGTGAATCCTAAACAAGAAGATTGTGCTTTCCCTCATTGTGAAATTTGTGGTGCACAGGTCGCGTGGTATTTGGTTGCGGCACTCAAAGAAGAGCTTGGAGTGGAGTATGATCTCTCTAGCTTTTTAGACCTACTGTGCATCGCTATCATGGCTGATATGATGGAACTTGTAGGGATGAACCGCGTGATGGTGAAAAAAGGTATTGGTGAGCTTAATCGTTCCAAACGCGCAGCATTCGAAGCCATAAGACAGTATTTTGGCAAAGCGACGTTAGAAGGTGATGATATTTCATTTTTAATAGCACCTTTGATTAACAGTTCTGGACGCATGGAAGATGCCATTTTCTCCTATGAATTTTTAAAATCAAAAGATGTGAATGACGCTTTGGTCAAACTTGATTATATTGTCTCTTTAAACGAAGCACGTAAAGAAGAGGAACGTCTTTTATTTGAGGCAACGCTTCCTTACGTCAAAGAGGCTGAAAATATCATTGTAGCATGGGGTGAAGAGTGGCATGAGGGGATAGTAGGGATCGTCGCTTCACGGCTTTCCAAACGCTTTAAAAAGCCTGCTATTGTTTTTTCTATCCGAGATGAAAAAGCCAAAGGTAGTGCAAGAGGCATTGGTGATGTTGATATTTTAGAACTGATCCGTTCTCAAGAAGCTATTTTATTAGGCTATGGTGGACATAAGGGTGCAGCTGGTGTTTCCATTGAAATCAAACATTTGGAACAATTTCGCATTAACTTAGAGAAAGCATCAAGCCAATTTACACAAGAAGTTTTAGAAGCAGACAATGATCTTTTAGGCGAGATTACTGCTGATCAGATTGATTTTGAGTTACTTGAAATTTTAGAAAATCAAGAACCTTATGGACAAAAAAACCCAAAACCGAGCTTTTTGTTGCGCAATATCGCTGTGAAAGTGGATCGTTTAATTGGTAAAGATGGACAACATCTCAAGCTTATTCTGCAAGAGGGGAGCGTTGCCCTTGAAGCACTTTTCTTTAATTATGATGTGAAAGCAAAACAAGGAGATCGTATTGATATTCTTTTTACCGTTTCACGCAATGACTATCGTGGGCTTGTAACGCCTCAACTACTGATTAAACAAATTCTCAAAAAGCACTAG
- a CDS encoding protein-L-isoaspartate(D-aspartate) O-methyltransferase, whose translation MPQTAHFKEKIRFQKHKKMADEIAKICPMSPNVYEAFCQSERELFVPQGMSLHAYKLDALPLAANQWISSPLTVAKMTEALSPKGADSVLEIGCGSGYQALILSKIIRRVFTIERIERLLKEARERFKILGITNIHTRFDDGQNGWREFAPYDRILFSASTPEVPQKLFEQLKVGGILVAPIEKGDKQIITRFIKTEEGIRKETIGDCLFVPVKDGREF comes from the coding sequence ATGCCGCAAACGGCTCATTTTAAAGAAAAAATTCGTTTTCAAAAACATAAAAAAATGGCAGATGAAATCGCCAAAATATGCCCTATGAGTCCTAATGTCTATGAAGCTTTTTGCCAAAGTGAGCGTGAACTCTTTGTACCACAAGGGATGAGTTTGCACGCATACAAACTCGATGCTCTTCCACTCGCCGCTAACCAATGGATTAGCTCACCGTTAACCGTTGCGAAGATGACCGAAGCATTAAGTCCCAAAGGGGCAGATAGTGTTTTAGAAATAGGATGTGGTAGTGGTTACCAAGCACTTATTTTAAGTAAAATCATTCGTAGAGTCTTTACCATTGAACGCATTGAAAGATTGCTTAAAGAGGCACGTGAACGCTTTAAAATACTAGGAATTACAAACATTCATACACGCTTTGATGATGGTCAAAATGGATGGAGAGAGTTTGCGCCTTATGATCGTATCCTTTTTTCAGCCTCAACCCCTGAAGTTCCTCAAAAACTCTTTGAACAGTTAAAGGTTGGGGGAATTTTGGTCGCACCTATTGAAAAAGGCGACAAACAGATCATTACTCGTTTTATAAAAACAGAAGAGGGCATACGCAAAGAAACCATCGGTGATTGTCTTTTTGTACCTGTAAAAGATGGACGTGAGTTTTAA
- a CDS encoding carbon-nitrogen hydrolase family protein, with translation MTSKPTLCALQFAYEGRSFEENFATLQMLLEQTPSHSIVLAPELCLSAYSYDNMEAAAAFSAHVLPSLEKLSSNKTFGLTLIEKTDLGYMNNFKLFHHGKLICTRAKAKLFTLGEEEHYFSAGKDEDIRLIEVNGIKIAVLICFELRFPTLWEQIKGADLILVPAYWGKLRKKHFEVLTTALAISNQAYVLCANGADESMAKSSAIISPFGDVTSDDNSKLIMQTFDFHEIKKMRRYLDIGLDYNAANGSF, from the coding sequence ATGACTTCTAAACCGACGCTTTGTGCTTTACAATTTGCCTATGAAGGCCGAAGCTTTGAGGAGAATTTTGCAACCTTGCAAATGCTTCTTGAGCAAACACCTTCTCATAGCATTGTTTTAGCACCAGAGCTCTGTTTAAGTGCTTATAGCTACGATAACATGGAAGCAGCTGCCGCATTTTCCGCACATGTGCTTCCATCTCTTGAAAAACTCTCTTCCAATAAAACATTTGGACTCACCTTAATTGAAAAAACAGATTTAGGCTATATGAATAACTTCAAGCTTTTTCATCATGGAAAGCTGATTTGTACGCGTGCAAAAGCTAAACTGTTCACATTAGGGGAAGAAGAACACTACTTTAGCGCAGGAAAAGACGAAGATATCCGCCTTATTGAAGTTAATGGAATAAAAATTGCTGTACTTATCTGCTTTGAACTTCGCTTTCCCACATTATGGGAGCAAATCAAAGGGGCAGATCTTATCTTAGTGCCTGCGTATTGGGGAAAACTTCGCAAAAAGCACTTTGAGGTACTTACCACAGCCCTTGCTATCAGCAATCAAGCCTATGTACTTTGTGCAAATGGTGCTGATGAGAGCATGGCTAAAAGTAGTGCCATTATCTCTCCATTTGGTGATGTCACTAGCGATGATAACAGTAAGCTTATAATGCAAACATTTGATTTTCATGAGATCAAAAAAATGCGACGATATCTTGACATAGGATTAGACTATAATGCCGCAAACGGCTCATTTTAA
- a CDS encoding ribonucleotide-diphosphate reductase subunit beta, with translation MERKKIYNPNSYESLNDRRVFGGNPHGILNFTKAKYTWALKLWDMMEANTWFPKEVDTTKDVIDYNRNLTDAEKRMYDLVWSQLISMDSFQTNNLADNINPYITAPEINACLSRQAYEEANHSKSYAVMVEAICDNTDLIYEMEKHDEVLRRKNDYISSVYEELAGDVTDEKLVLAMFANQILEGIYFYSGFTAIYALARAGRMLGSAQMIRFIQRDEITHLLIFQNMINSVQKERPELFTAALKAKVYDMFQKAGELEIEWGKYITQNQIMGFTDDIIETYIHYLIDDRLTAVGFEKLYNANHPIKWVDDFSKFNDQKTNFFEGNVSNYSKGSLSFDDF, from the coding sequence GTGGAGCGCAAAAAAATCTATAATCCAAACTCATATGAGAGCTTAAATGATCGCAGAGTCTTTGGTGGAAATCCTCATGGAATTTTAAATTTTACTAAAGCAAAATACACGTGGGCACTTAAACTGTGGGATATGATGGAAGCAAATACATGGTTTCCTAAAGAAGTTGACACCACAAAAGATGTTATTGACTATAATCGTAATCTTACCGATGCTGAAAAACGTATGTACGATCTTGTTTGGTCACAACTCATTAGCATGGATAGTTTCCAAACCAATAACCTTGCTGACAATATCAATCCCTATATTACAGCTCCAGAAATCAATGCATGTCTCTCTAGACAAGCTTATGAAGAAGCAAATCATTCTAAATCGTATGCTGTAATGGTTGAAGCCATTTGCGATAATACCGACCTTATCTACGAAATGGAAAAGCATGATGAGGTTTTACGTCGTAAAAACGACTACATTTCAAGCGTTTATGAAGAGCTTGCAGGTGATGTCACCGATGAAAAACTAGTTCTTGCGATGTTTGCAAACCAAATTTTAGAGGGCATTTACTTCTACTCAGGCTTTACGGCGATTTACGCCCTTGCACGCGCGGGAAGGATGCTTGGAAGTGCACAGATGATTCGTTTTATCCAGCGTGATGAAATCACACACCTTCTCATTTTCCAAAACATGATTAATTCGGTTCAAAAAGAACGTCCAGAACTCTTTACTGCTGCACTTAAAGCAAAAGTCTATGATATGTTCCAAAAAGCAGGTGAACTTGAAATAGAGTGGGGTAAATACATCACTCAAAATCAAATTATGGGCTTCACCGATGATATCATTGAAACATATATCCACTACCTCATTGATGATCGTTTAACGGCTGTTGGCTTTGAAAAACTCTATAATGCAAATCATCCAATTAAATGGGTCGATGATTTTTCAAAATTTAATGACCAAAAAACAAACTTCTTTGAAGGAAATGTCTCAAATTACAGTAAAGGAAGTCTCTCATTCGATGACTTCTAA
- a CDS encoding anaerobic ribonucleoside-triphosphate reductase activating protein — protein MSTKNEHSLLKDAAINKPIHSITKFTTLDYPHHLASIFWFAKCNMACPYCYNPHIVRDNGNISLDEALEFLQNRQGRLDSVVLSGGECTLYPHLEAFCEAIKALDYKIKIDTNGSNPELLRTLIENGLVDYIALDYKAPHYKYTELTHYRHFERFEQSLNLLIRSYLPFEVRTTLHSDLLTPADINAIIEDLHKKEYLGTYYLQNYLHVEPTLGATKKQQNQFDLSQLTPLLPIELRNF, from the coding sequence GTGAGCACAAAGAACGAACACAGTTTATTGAAAGATGCTGCCATAAATAAACCAATCCACAGCATTACCAAATTTACGACGCTAGATTATCCCCATCATCTAGCGTCTATTTTTTGGTTTGCTAAATGCAATATGGCATGTCCTTATTGCTACAATCCTCACATTGTCAGAGATAATGGAAACATTAGCTTAGACGAAGCACTCGAATTTTTACAAAATAGACAAGGGCGACTTGATAGTGTTGTTTTAAGTGGTGGAGAATGTACATTATATCCCCATCTTGAAGCATTTTGTGAAGCCATCAAAGCCTTAGACTATAAAATCAAAATTGATACCAATGGATCGAATCCTGAGTTATTGAGAACATTAATAGAAAATGGTCTTGTGGACTACATAGCATTGGACTATAAAGCACCTCATTATAAATATACTGAACTCACTCATTATCGGCATTTTGAGAGGTTCGAACAAAGTTTGAATCTTCTTATTCGAAGTTATTTGCCTTTTGAAGTACGAACTACATTACACAGTGATTTACTCACACCTGCTGACATCAATGCTATTATTGAAGATTTGCATAAAAAAGAGTATCTTGGGACGTATTATCTTCAAAACTATTTGCATGTTGAGCCCACACTTGGCGCAACAAAAAAGCAACAAAATCAGTTTGATTTGAGCCAATTAACCCCACTTTTGCCCATAGAATTAAGAAATTTTTGA
- the nrdD gene encoding anaerobic ribonucleoside-triphosphate reductase, producing MSKTEILEKLKEKRTKCIVYTRVMGYHRPVESFNVGKTGEHKERTQFIERCCHK from the coding sequence ATGAGCAAAACAGAAATCTTAGAAAAATTAAAAGAAAAACGTACTAAATGTATCGTTTACACGCGTGTTATGGGTTATCATCGCCCAGTTGAATCCTTTAACGTAGGAAAAACAGGTGAGCACAAAGAACGAACACAGTTTATTGAAAGATGCTGCCATAAATAA
- a CDS encoding ribonucleoside triphosphate reductase gives MLTKVLKRDGTTEEFQPFKIEDAIKKAFKSEGVTYDESIFKEILKRIEKKRVAAVEDFQDMIEQELYKSRYFDVMRSFILYRHTHKMQREHIYGLNEDTTYVNSSQTIEEYIGKSDWRIKANSNTGYSNAGLVNNTAGKVIANYWLDKIYSKEEGLAHRNGDYHIHDLDCLTAYCAGWSLRVLLDEGFNGVRGRVESRPPMHFREALGQMANFLGILQSEWAGAQAFSSFDTYLAPYAFKDKISYKEIKKAIRSFIYNLNVPARWGQSPFTNITIDWTVPKDLADQIPTSSQRHLFKDINDTELLEEAKKRGVTSLEAMTYKHFQKEMNLINRAYYEVMTEGDKTGQPFTFPIPTVNITEDFDWDGENTDLLFENTAKIGSSYFQNFIGSQYVRDADGKLVENPKAYKPGHVRSMCCRLQLDLRELLKRGGGLFGSAEMTGSIGVVTLNMARLGYLYKGNKAALMERFEYLMDLAKSTLEKKRVFVQEMYNRGLYPYTARYLPGFNSHFSTIGVNGINEMIRNFTDDKHNIADEYGMEFAHEILEFMRNKMVAYQEETGNLYNLEATPAEGTTYRFAKEDKKRYPEIIQAGSGKNVYYTNSSQLPANFTDDPFEALDLQDDLQCSYTGGTVLHLYMKERISSSEACKKLVKNVITNYRMPYLTITPVFSVCEKHGYISGEHEFCPKCDEELVEQYKKGEAS, from the coding sequence ATGCTAACCAAAGTACTCAAACGTGACGGCACAACAGAAGAATTTCAACCTTTTAAAATCGAAGATGCAATCAAAAAAGCATTCAAAAGTGAAGGTGTAACGTACGACGAAAGTATCTTTAAAGAGATTCTTAAGCGTATTGAGAAAAAACGTGTAGCAGCGGTCGAAGACTTCCAAGATATGATCGAACAAGAGCTCTATAAATCACGTTATTTCGATGTTATGCGCTCTTTCATTCTCTATCGTCATACACATAAAATGCAACGTGAGCATATTTACGGACTCAATGAAGATACAACCTATGTAAACTCAAGTCAAACCATTGAAGAATATATTGGCAAAAGCGATTGGAGAATCAAAGCAAACTCCAATACAGGCTACTCTAATGCGGGTCTTGTTAACAATACAGCAGGAAAAGTCATTGCAAACTACTGGCTTGATAAAATTTATTCTAAAGAAGAGGGATTAGCACACAGAAATGGTGATTATCATATCCACGATCTTGACTGTTTAACAGCTTATTGTGCAGGTTGGAGCCTTAGAGTTCTTTTAGATGAAGGCTTTAATGGCGTTCGTGGTCGTGTTGAAAGCCGTCCTCCGATGCACTTTAGAGAAGCACTGGGACAAATGGCTAACTTTTTAGGAATACTTCAGAGCGAATGGGCAGGAGCGCAAGCGTTTAGCTCATTTGATACCTACTTAGCACCGTATGCGTTTAAAGATAAAATTTCGTATAAAGAGATCAAAAAAGCGATTCGTAGCTTTATTTACAATCTTAATGTACCAGCTCGTTGGGGACAGAGCCCATTTACCAACATTACGATTGATTGGACTGTGCCTAAAGACTTAGCTGATCAAATTCCAACATCAAGTCAGCGCCATCTTTTCAAAGATATTAACGATACAGAACTTCTTGAAGAGGCAAAAAAACGTGGTGTGACTTCACTTGAAGCTATGACCTACAAGCATTTCCAAAAAGAGATGAATCTCATAAACAGAGCTTACTACGAAGTGATGACTGAGGGCGATAAAACAGGTCAACCTTTTACATTCCCAATTCCTACGGTTAACATCACTGAAGATTTTGACTGGGATGGCGAAAATACAGACCTTCTATTTGAAAATACAGCGAAAATTGGTTCATCTTATTTCCAAAATTTTATTGGAAGCCAATACGTGAGAGACGCTGATGGAAAACTTGTCGAAAATCCAAAAGCGTATAAGCCAGGACATGTACGTTCGATGTGCTGCCGTTTACAACTCGATCTAAGAGAGCTACTAAAACGTGGTGGTGGACTTTTCGGAAGTGCAGAAATGACAGGAAGTATTGGTGTTGTAACACTCAATATGGCACGTCTTGGTTATCTCTACAAAGGTAATAAAGCTGCACTTATGGAGCGTTTTGAATACCTAATGGATCTCGCCAAGTCAACATTAGAAAAAAAACGTGTGTTTGTTCAAGAGATGTATAATCGTGGCCTCTATCCTTATACAGCACGTTATTTACCAGGATTTAACAGTCACTTCTCAACCATTGGTGTTAATGGAATCAACGAAATGATCCGCAATTTTACAGACGATAAACACAATATTGCGGATGAGTATGGAATGGAATTTGCTCATGAAATCTTAGAATTTATGCGCAACAAAATGGTCGCTTATCAAGAAGAGACAGGTAATCTCTACAACCTTGAAGCAACCCCAGCAGAGGGCACAACATACCGTTTTGCTAAAGAAGATAAGAAGCGCTACCCTGAGATCATCCAAGCAGGATCAGGAAAAAATGTTTATTACACCAATTCCTCTCAACTTCCTGCGAATTTTACCGATGATCCATTTGAAGCATTGGATTTACAAGATGATCTTCAATGCTCATACACAGGTGGAACCGTACTGCATCTTTATATGAAAGAGCGTATCAGTTCAAGCGAAGCGTGTAAAAAGTTGGTAAAAAATGTCATAACGAACTACCGTATGCCGTACCTTACTATCACACCTGTCTTCTCAGTGTGTGAAAAGCATGGTTATATCAGTGGTGAGCATGAATTTTGCCCTAAATGTGACGAAGAACTCGTTGAACAATACAAAAAAGGAGAAGCATCATGA
- a CDS encoding aspartate/glutamate racemase family protein, with translation MKTIGLIGGMSWESTTSYYKLLNEGVKAKLGGLHSAKIILYSVDFAPIARLQNEGNWKEAALIIKEAALSLQRAGADFILLCTNTMHKILPLVTPFVNIPFLHIAEATATALLTQEKRNAILLGTKFTMQESFYKDILNAHKINVIVPDEKSIETINQIIFNELCIGKIETDSRRKFLHIIDDLKKGDERIDSVILGCTEIGLLLDQRSSNLALFDTTVLHVNEAIKHALEQETSF, from the coding sequence ATGAAAACGATAGGATTAATTGGTGGTATGAGTTGGGAATCCACAACGAGTTATTACAAACTTCTCAATGAAGGTGTAAAAGCAAAGCTCGGAGGCCTTCATAGCGCTAAGATTATTCTCTATTCTGTTGATTTTGCACCTATAGCACGGTTACAAAATGAAGGAAATTGGAAAGAGGCTGCTTTAATTATTAAAGAAGCAGCCCTTTCACTACAACGTGCAGGAGCAGATTTCATTCTTCTATGTACAAATACCATGCACAAAATTCTTCCTCTAGTTACCCCTTTTGTTAACATTCCTTTTCTTCATATCGCCGAAGCCACAGCCACTGCATTACTGACTCAAGAAAAACGCAATGCAATTTTACTAGGTACAAAATTTACCATGCAAGAATCTTTTTACAAAGATATTTTAAATGCACATAAGATTAATGTGATTGTTCCTGATGAAAAATCCATTGAGACAATCAATCAGATTATCTTCAATGAACTTTGTATTGGTAAAATTGAAACAGACTCAAGAAGAAAGTTTTTACACATTATTGATGATTTGAAAAAAGGTGATGAACGTATTGATTCCGTTATTCTAGGATGTACTGAAATTGGGCTTTTACTAGATCAAAGAAGTTCCAATCTTGCGCTATTTGACACGACTGTTTTACATGTGAACGAAGCAATTAAACACGCACTAGAACAAGAAACTTCTTTCTAA
- a CDS encoding ribonucleoside-diphosphate reductase subunit alpha: protein MLTVQKRNGRIEPLDISKIQKYTSSAIKGLDNVSQSELEVDAKIQFRDQITTEEIQKTLIKTAVDKIDIDRPNWTYVAARLFLYDLYHKVNGFTGYGNFAEYLERGEKEGRIALGLKEKYDLKDLEAYIRPERDLQFTYLGVKTLHDRYLIKNRQGKPIELPQHMFMAIAMFLAQNELNSQDWAKKFYDVISKFEVMLATPTLSNARTTRHQLSSCYIGSTPDNIEGIFDSYKEMSLLSKFGGGIGWDWNLVRSMGGMIDGHKNAAGGVIPFLKITNDIAVAVDQLGTRKGAIAVYLEPWHMDISDFLDLKKNSGEERRRAHELFPALWINDLFMKRVEENAIWTLFDPAETGDLCEVFGEEFERRYIAYEQNENVAKEYVPAKELWKKILTSYFESGSPFLCFKDNANKANPNDHTGIIRSSNLCTEIFQNTQPNHYKIKIVFNDQTYITYEESDLVKVDSGITKEAKKVTALDSIDGKDIFIVEKEMIEGKTAVCNLASVNLSKINTKEDIERTIPVAIRMLDNVIDLNFYPHAKVKHTNLKSRAIGLGVMGEAQMLAEQHIAWGSYEHFSKIDEVMEAISYNAILASSNLAIEKGAYPEFSGSKWSKGIFPIDTANEEAKKLVDRGGLFGYMYDWDNLKEKVKQNGMRNGYLMAIAPTSSISILVGTTQTIEPVYKRKWFEENLSGMIPVVAPDLNPDTWGFYTPAYELDQRVLIKAGAIRQKWIDQGQSLNIFITLDKASGKYLNDIYMLGWKLGIKSTYYLRSQSPENKLEVADRSIECEGCQ from the coding sequence ATGTTAACCGTTCAAAAGCGTAATGGTCGCATTGAGCCACTAGATATCTCTAAAATACAAAAATATACTAGCTCAGCCATCAAAGGTTTAGATAACGTTTCTCAAAGTGAGCTTGAAGTCGATGCAAAAATTCAATTTCGTGATCAAATCACTACAGAAGAAATTCAAAAAACATTGATCAAAACAGCGGTTGATAAAATCGACATTGACCGTCCAAATTGGACCTATGTTGCTGCACGTCTTTTCTTGTATGACCTCTATCACAAAGTAAATGGTTTTACAGGTTATGGAAACTTTGCAGAATATTTGGAACGTGGAGAAAAAGAGGGACGCATCGCTTTAGGCCTAAAAGAAAAATATGATCTAAAAGATCTCGAAGCCTATATAAGACCAGAGCGTGACCTCCAGTTTACTTACCTTGGTGTCAAAACATTACATGATCGTTATTTGATTAAAAACAGACAAGGTAAGCCTATTGAATTGCCACAACATATGTTCATGGCAATCGCAATGTTTTTAGCACAAAATGAGCTTAATTCACAAGATTGGGCTAAGAAGTTCTATGATGTTATCAGTAAGTTTGAAGTGATGCTTGCAACTCCAACCCTATCAAACGCACGAACAACACGCCATCAATTAAGCTCTTGCTACATCGGAAGTACTCCAGATAATATCGAAGGTATTTTTGACTCTTACAAAGAGATGTCACTCCTTAGTAAATTTGGCGGTGGCATTGGTTGGGATTGGAACTTAGTACGTTCAATGGGCGGAATGATCGATGGACATAAGAATGCTGCTGGTGGCGTTATTCCATTTTTGAAAATTACCAATGACATTGCTGTCGCTGTTGACCAATTGGGAACACGAAAAGGTGCTATTGCTGTTTATTTAGAACCGTGGCATATGGACATTTCTGACTTCCTAGATCTAAAGAAAAACTCAGGCGAAGAGAGACGTCGTGCACATGAACTTTTCCCAGCATTATGGATCAATGACTTGTTTATGAAGCGTGTAGAAGAAAACGCCATTTGGACACTTTTTGACCCAGCAGAGACAGGCGATCTTTGTGAAGTATTTGGCGAAGAGTTTGAGAGACGTTATATCGCATATGAACAAAATGAAAATGTTGCAAAAGAGTATGTACCTGCGAAAGAATTATGGAAAAAAATCCTTACCAGTTATTTTGAGAGCGGAAGTCCTTTTTTATGCTTTAAAGATAACGCCAATAAGGCTAATCCAAATGACCATACCGGCATTATTCGAAGTTCAAACCTATGTACAGAGATTTTCCAAAATACACAACCAAATCACTATAAAATTAAAATCGTTTTTAATGATCAAACATATATTACTTATGAAGAGAGTGATTTAGTTAAAGTAGATAGTGGCATTACCAAAGAGGCTAAAAAGGTAACAGCTCTTGATAGCATCGATGGCAAAGATATTTTCATTGTTGAAAAAGAGATGATAGAAGGAAAAACGGCTGTATGTAATTTAGCAAGTGTCAACCTTTCTAAAATCAATACCAAAGAAGATATTGAACGAACGATACCTGTCGCTATTAGAATGCTCGATAATGTTATCGATCTTAATTTCTATCCACATGCAAAAGTAAAACATACAAACCTCAAATCACGTGCTATTGGTTTAGGCGTGATGGGTGAAGCACAAATGCTTGCAGAACAACACATTGCATGGGGAAGTTACGAGCACTTCAGTAAAATTGATGAAGTCATGGAAGCAATCAGTTATAACGCTATTCTTGCATCTTCTAATCTTGCCATTGAAAAAGGCGCTTATCCTGAATTTTCAGGTTCAAAATGGAGTAAAGGTATATTCCCTATCGATACAGCTAATGAAGAAGCAAAAAAATTAGTAGACCGTGGTGGACTTTTTGGTTACATGTATGACTGGGACAACTTAAAAGAAAAAGTAAAACAAAATGGTATGCGCAATGGCTATCTAATGGCAATTGCACCAACCAGCTCAATTTCTATCCTTGTAGGAACAACTCAAACGATTGAACCTGTGTATAAACGTAAATGGTTTGAAGAGAATCTCTCTGGCATGATTCCTGTCGTTGCTCCAGACCTCAATCCTGATACATGGGGATTTTACACGCCTGCGTATGAACTCGATCAAAGAGTACTGATTAAGGCGGGGGCAATTAGACAAAAATGGATCGATCAAGGACAAAGCCTTAACATCTTTATCACCTTAGATAAAGCCAGTGGTAAATACCTCAATGACATTTACATGTTAGGCTGGAAACTGGGTATTAAATCAACGTATTATCTACGTTCACAATCGCCTGAAAACAAGCTCGAAGTAGCGGATAGAAGTATCGAATGTGAAGGGTGCCAGTAA